The DNA region ACCAAATTCTTTTCCTAACTTTACAGTTCTATCAGCAAGTTCTTTTGGAGTTAAAACTTCTGCTTGTTCATTTACTAAATCTTTTACGATATTAGATATTTTTGCAAGCTCATATCCTTCTATTAATTTAGGAACTTTCTTATCTGTTAGGTAAGAAACTTTTAAAAATTCTTCTTTTTTCTTTGAAAGATATTTATCAAATTTATAATTTATATGTTCAACTACTTCTGCTATAACATCAATATCGTCTAAGTCTTTATTAGCAAAGCTTAAAAAAACATTTCCAGTTATATTTTTTAAACCATCAAAAAGATATTGTCTTATATTTTTAGCATCTAGCTTTTTCTTTTCGCCTAAACCTATAATTATAAAATCTATTATTTTTTTATTATTTACAAGAGTCATAGAAATTTTTTCTGATGATTTTGCAGTAAATTTGTTCTTTTTAATAATAGTTTCAGCAAGTTTTTTATTTTCTTTGCTTAAGTAATCTGGTAATACAATTTTATCTGAAGTAGCTATAAGTACATATTTGTCATAGTTATCTTCATATTTTTTAATACATTCAAAACTCATAAAATACCTCCTAATAATTTAATTTTTTACATATATTAAGAATATATCACTTTATGTTTAATATTTCAACTTGTTTTACAGTGTTTTTTATTAGAATATAAAAATATATTATAAATTAATATTTAAAATAAAAATATAATTAAAACTAAAATTATCATACAAATATAATTTGACTATTTAAATATCAGTATGATATATTATATCGGAGTGTAAAAAATAAAATAAGGAGGAAAAAGAGTATTAATTGCTCTTTAATAGACTATGATGTTTAGAAAAAAGTATTTATTTGTATTAGCTCTTCTTGTTACAACAATTTCTTATGCAGAGGATTTTAATATTTCTCAAGAAACTAAAAAAGAATCAAAAGAAGTATTAAAACATGAAAAAGAAGATAATAGTAGGTTAGGTTCATTTGCAGTAAGTGGAAATGCCATTGTATTTCAAAGAGATGGTTTGCTAAATAATAACGGATTTTTAAAAGGTAGTATAAATGCAATTGGAGAAGACACTAAAAATGATAAGTCTAAAAAAGGTGAAATAATAGTTACTGCTCAAGGAAATGGAGTTTCAAGTGTAGGATATTCTCCTTATAGTAATAAAAAAGATGTTGATAAAAAAATAAATTTAATAAGAAATAATGGATATATATCAGGGGAAGCAAATTTAACTGGTGGAAATGCTGAAACACATGGTGCATTAGAGGAAGTATATTCAGTTGCAAATGGGATATCAGGTTTAGTATTAGCTGATTTTGGTAACTCAGCCACAGGTGGAGGAGGAGACACAGGTAGAGTAGACGGAGTTGGTGGAGCAAGTAGGGGAGCAAGAGTCAAATCTGTAAGTTCAGCAATTGTAAAAACATTAGCTACTGTAACTACTCAAAATAAGGTAGGAGAAATTAAAAAGACGGATCCTGCTGATTTTCACGGAAAGAATAATAAATTTACATTAGGGGATATTACAAATATGGGAACTATATCTGGAAAAGCTATATTAAAAACAAAGGAAGGATATATAAAACCGGATTCTGAAGCCTTTGGTGGAAATATGGCTATGTCTCCACAATGGAGAACTATAAATGCTACATCAACAGCAAATGGTATAGCTAATATGGCATATCTGACAACAATAGATAAATATACTTATTCAGAGGATAAAGTAAATGGAGCATATATAAAAAGTATAAAAAATTCTGGAAATATATTAGGAGAAGCAGAAGCTAAAACAGGTTCATTAGCAACTTTAAATAATATAAGAGCTTATGCCACAGCAAATGGTATATCATCAGTGGCATATTCAAACAATTTTGTTAAAAGTTTAACAGAGGCAACAATAGATAGAGTAGAAAATGCAGGAGATATTTCTGGTAAATTAAAAGCAGAAGTTGGACATAATACTTCAAGAGGAATACATGAATATTCACAAGCTCTTGTAACAGGGTCAGCAAATGGAATTTCTGTATATAGTAGATCAAGTAATGGACAAATGAAAAATTCAAGAGCTGTTTTAGGAGAATTATCTAACACAGGTTCTATATCAGGAGATCTATATGCCAAAGGAGGCTCTGGCTATGGAGAAGCAAGAGCAGATATAAAATCTTCTGGAAATGGGATTGCAGTCTATACAGAAAGCAGTGTGAAAAAAGAAACTAAGATAGGAAGTATAAATAATGAAGGTATGATAACAGGGAAAGCTGTTATTTATGGTGGAAAAGATAAAAGAGCTATGAATGATAAAACATTAAGAGATAAAATTTTCCATGTACCTTTAACAAATAATATTTCAGGATACTCATTACCAAATGAAGATGTAGAAGCTGATAAAGCTGCTGTTGCTGAAATGAAAAAATATGAAAAAGAAAAGGCTAATGAATTAGAAAATAATATAATAAAATATGAAAAATTAATAGGAGATAAAGAAAAAGAAATATTAGAAAAAAGTCCTAAAAAACCAGAAATAAGTGAAAGTGATAAAAAAGATAGAGATAATACTTTTAAAAGATATTTAAGAGATGAAATCAGAGAACAAGAAAATTTGATATGGAGTGGATATAATGAAACAGTAGTAGCTGAGGCTAAAAAAAGAAAAGATGAACTTAAAGAATTACAAAATAATGCAACAGATGAGCAAAAAAATAAATTTTTAGAAGAATATAAGGGTGAATTAGAAAAAAAATTATTAATACAAGGACTTCAACTATATCAAAAAAGAGAGATAAATCAAAAACTTGAAAAATTAAAAGATATTTTAGCTAAGAATAAAGATATTAATGTTCCAGATAGCCCTGAAATATTAGCTTTAAAGAAAGAAAAAAAGAAATTAGAAAATGGATTAGCAGTTCTTCAAAAAGAAAAGAAAGATATAGAAAATGACCATATAGCAGCCAATGTTAATACAGTAACAGGAATGGAAGCTAGTGGAAATGGAATATCAATAAACGATGGAAGTCAAAATGGAGTTACACTTGGAAACTTTAAAAATAGTGGGGTAATAAGTGGTGAAACAGAAATACACCATGGTCATTCTCAAAGAAAATACACAAGAATTGCTCATAAAAATAGTGGTGCTGGTGTAGCTATTGGAGGAGATACAAATACTAAGATAGAAAATACTGGTATAATATCTGGAACAGAGTTTGCTCTTTTAGCCAAAGGGAAAAGAAGTGATGCTTTTGGAATAGATAAAAAAAGCGTAACTTATGAATCAGGTTTTAAAGGTGGAGTAGATAACTATGGTATCCTAGCTGGAAGAATAATTATAGGTGGCTATCAATCTGCACACACAGGATCTCATGGAGAATGGGGAGCAATAGAAGAAGATTATGCTTATTTTGAAACTATATATAAAGATGAAAAACACTATAATAATAAAGGAATATTCTTAGTTCTTGATAGAGATGGAGAGGTAAGAAAAGTTATAGGTAAAGATGAAAATGCAACTTATAATGGTAGAACAATAAAAAATGTTTTAGATAAAGATGGAACATATACAGAAGATACAAGCAACAAAATTATAAATGGTGTCGGAAAAAATGGAGTTGTAGTTGCAAAAGAAAATCAAAATAAAAATATTGATAATAGTATAGTTAATGGATTTAAAACAGCAGTAAAAGTTGAAAAAAATGGAACAGCAAAAATTTCAAATTCAACTATAAATGCCAATGGTTTTGGAAAGTCTTATGCTATCTTAGGAGATGAAGGGGCAAATAAAGTTGAAATAACAGGTAAATCTATTATAAATGGTAAAATTGACTTAGGTGCTGGAGATGATACTCTAACTATAAGTGGAACTTCAAAATTAAATAGAGAAGTTGATTTAGGAACTGGTAACAATACATTATCATTTGGAAAAAGAGAAGATGGGGCTAGAACATTATCTTATTCAACATTAAGCACTAATTCATCAAATACTCCTGTATTTAATGGAACAATAAAAAATGCAAACAAAGTTGAAGTAAATGAAAATACAGCACTATCTTCAAGTTCAAGAGTAAGTGGAGTTAATGAATTAAGCATTGCTAATGGAAAAACATTAGATTATCATTTTGCTGGAAAAGAAAATCAAGCTTTTGCTGATTTAGCTGGAAGTAATAGAGTTTTAAAAGTAAATGGAAATGGAAAAGTAAATCTTGTTCCTATTGGAGACAAAGTTCAAATAGGATATGAAAAAGATTTATTAGGTTTCACTTTTGGAACAAATAATAGTTCTAGCAATGGTGGAAATAATAACTCAGGTAACAATAATTCTAATAATGGAAATTCTGGAAATAACAATAATAATTCAGGTAATAATGGCAACAATGGAAATAATAGCAATCCAGGTAATAATAATGGGAATTTCTTTGTTGACCCAAGACTTACTCCATTTGAAAAATATTCAAAGGGTGCTTTTGATGCCTATATAACTGATTACAGAGCAACAGGAATAGATTTCTTAAAAGATTATAAATCAAGTCAAGCTGTATTTAAAGATTACCTATATAATCTAACAAATAATAATACAGTTGGGTATTTAAAAGATTCAGCAATAGACACTATGTTAGCATACCATAAAGCAGGAATTAATAATAATTTTGTTAAAAAAGGTCAACTTGCAGTAAGTGGAGAAACTTTTAACATTAGAAACAAATATTATGAAAATAATAAGGTTCAATCTAATGGTGCCTTAGCTGAAATAACTTATGGAATAAATGATAACACTAATATAGGATTAAATATTGGTGGAGGACAAACTAAGGTTAAATCATCAAATGAAAATCTAAAATCAGAAGTTTTAGTATTTGGTGTAAATGCAAAATATAAATTGAAGAATTTCTCTTGGCAAAATGAAATATCTTATGGAAGAATAAAACCTAAAAAATATTCAGCCTTAGATACTTATTCTCTATATTCTCAATTAGGATATAGTATTCCATTATCTAAAACTTGGAGTTTAACACCAAAAGTATCTGTTTTTCTTTCAAAAGTTAAGCAAAAAGAAATGACGACTAATAATATAAAAGTTGCAAAAGATGATGATACTTTTATTGAAACAACTGTTGGAACAGAATTAAATAAAAAGTTTATATTTGGAAGCAATGGGCTAACTTTTGGAGTAGGTGTAGATTATTCAATGGTTAAAGATTTAGATAATTCTAAGGCTCATTTTGTAGGTGGAAGCACAGAATTTGATTTAAGAAACTATGATAGAAAAAATAGAGCTACTGCTGAAATAAAACTTGGATATGAACATATAAGTGGTGTAACTGCTACATTTAGATTTAGAAAAAATAAAGATATAACAAGTTCAGGTTTTGGAATAGGATATAAGTTCTAAAAAAGTATTTAAGAGATTCATTATAATTTAAAATTAAAAATAGAAATCAAAATAGAAAAATTTTCTAAGGAGATTTCTATTTTTTTATAAAAAATATCAATTAAAAATATAAAAAATTCTATTTTTCAGGTAAATCCATCTTAAAGTTATCAAATTTTATTGACTGTGCATAGTTTTTTCCCCATAATACAAGAGATTTTAAGATAGGTATTAAAGTATTTCCATATTCTGTTAGTCTATATTCCACCTTTGGAGGAACAACAGGATAAACTTTTCTCTCTATTAGATTATCCTCTTCTAATTCTCTTAATTGTCTAGTAAGCATTCTTTCATTTATACTTGGAATAAATCTTTTTAGTTCACTATGTCTAGCCACAGAATTTATACTTATATAATATAAAATAATTGGTTTCCATTTTCCACCTACTATATCCAGTGTAAATTCAAAAAAGCAATTATATTTTTTATTTTTATCCATTCTGCTCACTCCTTTTTACATATTTTAATATTTATTGACAAAAAAGTAAATACGGACAAAAAAGACTGTACTTTACAAAAATATCGTATATAGTTATACTCTTAATAAAAAGATAACTAATTGAAAAATATTGTATTTTAATTTTTAAGTAAAAAATAACAGGAGGTTTATTTATGAAAAAAATACTTATAGTTGGTGGGGTTGCTGGAGGAGCTTCTACTGCTACAAGACTTAGAAGATTAGATGAGGATTCAGAAATAATTATATTTGAAAGAGGAGAATATGTATCTTTTGCTAACTGTGGATTACCTTACTATATAGGAGGTGTAATACAAAATAGAGAAAGTCTTTTGGTACAAACACCTGAAAGTCTTAAAGCCAGATTTAATTTAGATGTAAGAGTAAATAGTGAAGTGATTGAAGTCAATGGAAAAGATAAAAAAGTGAAAGTAAAAACTAAAAATGGAGAAGAATATGAAGAAACTTATGATTTTTTAGTTTTAGCTCCAGGTGCAAAACCAATTTTTCCACCTATAAAAGGAATAGAAAATAAAAAAATATTCACACTTAGAAATATAAATGATATGGATAAAATAAAAGCTGAAATAAAAAAGCATAATGTAAAAAAAGCAACAGTTGTTGGTGGAGGATATGTAGGTGTTGAAACAGCTGAAAATTTAAAACATTTAGGAATAGATACAACTTTAATTGAGGCAGCTCCACATATTTTGGCTCCATTTGATAGTGAGATTTCAAATATTTTGGAATATGAACTTGTAAATAATGGAATAAATCTTATGACTTCAGAAAAAGTAGTTGAATTTCAAGAAGACAAAAATGAAATCAATATCAAGCTTGAAAGTGAAAAAATTGTTACAGCTGATATGGTTATACTATCAATAGGTGTTAGTCCAGACACTAAATTTTTACAAAATTCTGGAATTAATCTAGGGGAAAGAGGGCATATTCTTGTCAATGATAAATTAGAAACTAATATAGATGGTGTTTATGCTCTAGGAGATAGCATAATTGTAAAAAATTACATAACAAATGAAGATTGTGCAATTCCTTTAGCTGGACCAGCAAATAGACAAGGAAGAATAGTAGCAGGAAATATAGCTGGAAGAGAAGAAAAATATGGTGGAAGTTTAGGAACTGCTATTATTAAAATATTTGAGTTAACAGGAGCTTCAACTGGATTAAATGAGAGAGCTTTGAAACAATTAAATATATCTTATGAAAAAATATATTTACATCCAAATAATCATGCAGCTTATTATCCAGGAGCAACACCTATAACTATAAAAGTTATATACAACAAGAAAAATAGACAGGTGTTAGGAGCTCAAGCTGTTGGAATAAATGGAGTGGATAAATTTATAGATGTTATAGCAACAAGTATAAAATTTAAAGCTACAATAGATGATTTAACAGAATTAGAGCTTGCTTATGCTCCACCTTTCTTATCAGCAAAATCTCCAGCTAATATGGTTGGTTTTATTGGAGAAAATATAGAAGATAATCTATTGGAACAAGTGTTCATATCAGATTTAAAAAATTATAATAAAAAAGACACTATAATTTTAGATGTAAGAGAGGAATTAGAATTAATAAGTGGAAATCTTGAAAATAGTATCAATATTCCTTTAAGTGAGCTTAGAAAAAGATATAGTGAACTTTCAAAGGATAAAGAAATTTGGACATATTGTGCTGTTGGATTGAGAGGATATATAGCAGCAAGATT from Fusobacterium simiae includes:
- a CDS encoding autotransporter domain-containing protein, which produces MFRKKYLFVLALLVTTISYAEDFNISQETKKESKEVLKHEKEDNSRLGSFAVSGNAIVFQRDGLLNNNGFLKGSINAIGEDTKNDKSKKGEIIVTAQGNGVSSVGYSPYSNKKDVDKKINLIRNNGYISGEANLTGGNAETHGALEEVYSVANGISGLVLADFGNSATGGGGDTGRVDGVGGASRGARVKSVSSAIVKTLATVTTQNKVGEIKKTDPADFHGKNNKFTLGDITNMGTISGKAILKTKEGYIKPDSEAFGGNMAMSPQWRTINATSTANGIANMAYLTTIDKYTYSEDKVNGAYIKSIKNSGNILGEAEAKTGSLATLNNIRAYATANGISSVAYSNNFVKSLTEATIDRVENAGDISGKLKAEVGHNTSRGIHEYSQALVTGSANGISVYSRSSNGQMKNSRAVLGELSNTGSISGDLYAKGGSGYGEARADIKSSGNGIAVYTESSVKKETKIGSINNEGMITGKAVIYGGKDKRAMNDKTLRDKIFHVPLTNNISGYSLPNEDVEADKAAVAEMKKYEKEKANELENNIIKYEKLIGDKEKEILEKSPKKPEISESDKKDRDNTFKRYLRDEIREQENLIWSGYNETVVAEAKKRKDELKELQNNATDEQKNKFLEEYKGELEKKLLIQGLQLYQKREINQKLEKLKDILAKNKDINVPDSPEILALKKEKKKLENGLAVLQKEKKDIENDHIAANVNTVTGMEASGNGISINDGSQNGVTLGNFKNSGVISGETEIHHGHSQRKYTRIAHKNSGAGVAIGGDTNTKIENTGIISGTEFALLAKGKRSDAFGIDKKSVTYESGFKGGVDNYGILAGRIIIGGYQSAHTGSHGEWGAIEEDYAYFETIYKDEKHYNNKGIFLVLDRDGEVRKVIGKDENATYNGRTIKNVLDKDGTYTEDTSNKIINGVGKNGVVVAKENQNKNIDNSIVNGFKTAVKVEKNGTAKISNSTINANGFGKSYAILGDEGANKVEITGKSIINGKIDLGAGDDTLTISGTSKLNREVDLGTGNNTLSFGKREDGARTLSYSTLSTNSSNTPVFNGTIKNANKVEVNENTALSSSSRVSGVNELSIANGKTLDYHFAGKENQAFADLAGSNRVLKVNGNGKVNLVPIGDKVQIGYEKDLLGFTFGTNNSSSNGGNNNSGNNNSNNGNSGNNNNNSGNNGNNGNNSNPGNNNGNFFVDPRLTPFEKYSKGAFDAYITDYRATGIDFLKDYKSSQAVFKDYLYNLTNNNTVGYLKDSAIDTMLAYHKAGINNNFVKKGQLAVSGETFNIRNKYYENNKVQSNGALAEITYGINDNTNIGLNIGGGQTKVKSSNENLKSEVLVFGVNAKYKLKNFSWQNEISYGRIKPKKYSALDTYSLYSQLGYSIPLSKTWSLTPKVSVFLSKVKQKEMTTNNIKVAKDDDTFIETTVGTELNKKFIFGSNGLTFGVGVDYSMVKDLDNSKAHFVGGSTEFDLRNYDRKNRATAEIKLGYEHISGVTATFRFRKNKDITSSGFGIGYKF
- a CDS encoding winged helix-turn-helix transcriptional regulator produces the protein MDKNKKYNCFFEFTLDIVGGKWKPIILYYISINSVARHSELKRFIPSINERMLTRQLRELEEDNLIERKVYPVVPPKVEYRLTEYGNTLIPILKSLVLWGKNYAQSIKFDNFKMDLPEK
- a CDS encoding CoA-disulfide reductase, translating into MKKILIVGGVAGGASTATRLRRLDEDSEIIIFERGEYVSFANCGLPYYIGGVIQNRESLLVQTPESLKARFNLDVRVNSEVIEVNGKDKKVKVKTKNGEEYEETYDFLVLAPGAKPIFPPIKGIENKKIFTLRNINDMDKIKAEIKKHNVKKATVVGGGYVGVETAENLKHLGIDTTLIEAAPHILAPFDSEISNILEYELVNNGINLMTSEKVVEFQEDKNEINIKLESEKIVTADMVILSIGVSPDTKFLQNSGINLGERGHILVNDKLETNIDGVYALGDSIIVKNYITNEDCAIPLAGPANRQGRIVAGNIAGREEKYGGSLGTAIIKIFELTGASTGLNERALKQLNISYEKIYLHPNNHAAYYPGATPITIKVIYNKKNRQVLGAQAVGINGVDKFIDVIATSIKFKATIDDLTELELAYAPPFLSAKSPANMVGFIGENIEDNLLEQVFISDLKNYNKKDTIILDVREELELISGNLENSINIPLSELRKRYSELSKDKEIWTYCAVGLRGYIAARFLSQKGYKVKNLAGGIEIEEKELVKTQAEDNFLNKESIDFKVKKEDEYLDLSGLSCPGPLVKIKEKIDKLQENEELKVKVSDPGFYNDIQAWSKVTKNSLLSLNKKDGIIYAVLQKGESSKVVIKEQENRIIEDNSNMTIVVFSGDLDKAIAAFIIANGALAMGKKVTMFFTFWGLPILKKKNLSKKSFIEKMFAMMLPKNSQDLPVSKMNFFGIGAKMIRNVMKKKNIMSLEELMKKAKDIGVNITACTMSMDVMGISEEELIDGINYGGVGQYLGEAEKSNNNLFI